A window from Leptothermofonsia sichuanensis E412 encodes these proteins:
- a CDS encoding IS630 family transposase (programmed frameshift) yields MPSPYSDDLRRKAIEAVRRGERKSEVCRMLHISRNTLDLWLKRLEQTGDCQAITGFQTGRGQKITDWDRFRAFVRQHGGKTQAQMAQLWGDNVTQQNISDALKKIGVSRKKTYGYRERDELQRQAFEERLKTKTADQIMFVDEVGIDNREDYPYGYCKIGQRFPALKSGKRRERVSWIAALCQHQLMAPLTFAGSCNRDVFELWLEQCLLPQVQPGMVIVIDNASFHRSQSIDEIVAAAGCEIWYLPPYSPDLNPIEHGWFVLKNWMRQRWDEFDNFRDCVDAAFKNCPNVLP; encoded by the exons ATGCCATCTCCCTACAGTGACGACCTTCGCCGCAAAGCGATCGAGGCTGTCCGACGTGGTGAACGCAAAAGTGAGGTCTGCCGGATGTTACATATCAGTCGCAATACCTTGGACTTGTGGCTGAAACGCCTGGAACAAACGGGGGATTGCCAAGCCATAACGGGATTTCAAACCGGGCGTGGGCAGAAAATCACGGATTGGGATCGCTTTCGCGCCTTTGTCCGGCAGCACGGTGGCAAGACGCAAGCGCAGATGGCTCAATTGTGGGGGGACAACGTCACTCAACAGAACATCAGTGATGCCTTGAAAAAGATTGGGGTGAGTCGG AAAAAAACTTACGGCTACCGTGAACGGGACGAACTCCAGCGCCAAGCGTTCGAGGAGCGTTTGAAGACAAAAACGGCAGACCAAATTATGTTTGTCGATGAAGTCGGCATCGACAATCGAGAAGACTATCCCTATGGCTATTGCAAAATTGGACAACGCTTCCCTGCCCTCAAATCGGGCAAACGCAGGGAACGAGTTAGTTGGATTGCCGCGCTGTGCCAACACCAGTTGATGGCCCCCCTGACCTTTGCAGGCTCATGCAACCGCGACGTATTCGAGCTGTGGTTAGAGCAGTGTTTGCTGCCTCAGGTGCAACCGGGGATGGTGATTGTGATTGACAATGCCAGTTTTCACCGCTCGCAATCCATCGATGAAATTGTGGCTGCAGCGGGTTGTGAGATTTGGTATTTGCCCCCCTATTCCCCGGACTTGAATCCGATTGAGCATGGGTGGTTTGTGCTCAAAAATTGGATGCGGCAACGATGGGATGAATTTGACAATTTCCGTGATTGTGTTGATGCAGCTTTCAAAAACTGTCCTAACGTACTCCCGTAA
- a CDS encoding YdcF family protein: MPLFLYPLGLTCLLLMLALVLLWRRPRLAAISISLSLILLLAGSNGWVSNWLVGSLEFQNLPATEVPRAEAIVVLGGATKPQSPPRPWVEVNEAGDRVLYGAKLYRDNQAPLMILSGGRIDWRGGGPPESADMAELVRSMGVPESAILQEPNSRNTRENAVNVQQLMEARGIRRILLVTSAMHMPRSLMIFKKLGIDAIAAPTDFLTAQQDLQEPGSSLEAVILNVLPDADRLHRTTLALKEYLGIGIYWLRRWV, from the coding sequence TTGCCCCTCTTTCTCTACCCGTTGGGATTGACCTGTCTGCTGTTGATGCTGGCATTGGTTCTGCTCTGGCGGCGTCCCCGACTGGCGGCAATTTCCATTTCGTTGAGTTTAATCCTGCTCCTGGCAGGCAGCAACGGTTGGGTGAGCAATTGGCTGGTGGGTTCCCTTGAATTCCAGAACCTGCCTGCAACTGAAGTTCCCAGAGCAGAGGCGATCGTGGTTCTGGGAGGTGCCACGAAACCCCAGTCTCCCCCACGTCCCTGGGTGGAAGTGAATGAAGCGGGCGATCGCGTACTCTACGGTGCAAAGCTTTACCGGGACAATCAAGCTCCCCTGATGATTCTCAGTGGGGGTCGAATTGACTGGCGGGGCGGTGGACCTCCTGAATCTGCGGATATGGCAGAACTGGTCAGGTCTATGGGGGTGCCCGAATCTGCCATTCTGCAAGAGCCGAACTCACGTAACACCCGCGAGAATGCTGTGAATGTGCAGCAGCTTATGGAAGCACGGGGAATTCGCCGAATTTTGCTGGTGACTTCTGCCATGCACATGCCGCGATCGCTGATGATCTTTAAGAAATTGGGAATTGACGCGATCGCAGCCCCAACAGATTTTCTTACCGCTCAACAGGACTTACAGGAACCCGGTAGCAGTCTTGAAGCAGTCATCTTGAATGTACTCCCTGACGCGGATCGGCTACATCGCACCACCCTTGCCCTGAAGGAATATCTTGGGATTGGTATCTACTGGCTGCGACGATGGGTGTAA
- a CDS encoding Npun_R2479 family HD domain-containing metalloprotein: protein MFNATEILISAFVEQLKVGYCRTYGSLKANYAEIIAWAGNMALENIANSDALYHDVEHSILVTLVGQEILHGKHIREGGVSPEDWLHFIISLVCHDIGYVRGVCREDRGNLCATGIDGAMITVAPGSTDASLTPYHVDRGKLFIEERFGGHKLIDPQIIKQNIELTRFPVPDAQDHQDTVNFPGLLRASDLIGQLSDLRYLRKIPALFYEFEETGVNKALGYRNPGDLRRNYPQFYWKGVYPYIQDALRYLSLTQQGQQIAANLYANVFMVEHEA from the coding sequence ATGTTCAACGCAACCGAGATTCTGATTAGTGCTTTTGTTGAACAGCTTAAAGTGGGCTATTGTCGCACCTACGGTAGCCTGAAAGCCAACTATGCCGAGATTATTGCCTGGGCTGGCAATATGGCGCTGGAAAATATTGCCAACAGCGATGCTCTCTATCACGATGTTGAGCATTCAATCCTGGTGACTCTGGTCGGGCAGGAAATTTTGCATGGCAAACATATTCGAGAAGGGGGCGTCAGCCCTGAAGACTGGCTGCATTTCATTATTTCCCTGGTTTGCCATGACATTGGTTACGTGCGGGGTGTTTGTCGAGAAGATCGGGGCAACCTGTGTGCCACGGGAATTGATGGAGCCATGATTACGGTTGCACCTGGCTCAACGGATGCCAGCCTGACCCCTTACCATGTTGATCGCGGCAAGCTATTCATCGAAGAGCGCTTTGGTGGGCACAAGCTCATTGATCCACAAATCATCAAGCAAAATATTGAACTGACGCGCTTTCCCGTTCCTGATGCGCAAGACCACCAGGACACCGTGAATTTTCCAGGACTGCTAAGAGCTTCTGACTTGATTGGGCAACTGAGTGATCTGCGCTATCTCAGAAAAATCCCGGCACTGTTCTACGAGTTTGAAGAGACCGGGGTTAACAAAGCCCTCGGATACCGCAATCCCGGTGATCTGCGCCGCAACTATCCCCAGTTTTACTGGAAGGGTGTGTATCCCTATATCCAGGATGCCTTGCGTTATCTGTCACTGACTCAGCAGGGGCAGCAAATTGCTGCAAATCTCTATGCCAATGTGTTTATGGTTGAACATGAAGCCTGA
- a CDS encoding transketolase, whose amino-acid sequence MATQISWSFEIRRIILEQSKRAHVGHIGSALSIADIVAALYSDQTSTFDPGNDDRDRLVLSKGHAVLAIYAALFLKGWITEDQLNTYCGDESLLGVHPEHLLRGIDFSTGSLGQGLSLGVGAALAARLQQSSRRVFVVASDAECNEGSLWEAVMFAAHHQLANLIAIIDLNGQQALGYTQDVLNLSPMADRWRAFGWDVHDVDGHDVAAMQATIANLDTTTGAPHVLIAHTVFGKGVSYMENQIKWHYWPMSDDEYQQAIAEIGVRS is encoded by the coding sequence ATGGCGACGCAAATTTCCTGGTCGTTTGAAATCAGGCGGATCATTCTGGAGCAGTCGAAACGGGCGCACGTCGGGCATATTGGGTCTGCTCTTTCCATTGCTGATATTGTGGCTGCTCTGTATAGTGACCAGACCAGTACATTCGATCCGGGTAATGACGATCGCGATCGGCTGGTCCTTTCCAAGGGTCATGCGGTCCTGGCAATTTACGCGGCTCTATTTTTAAAGGGCTGGATCACGGAAGATCAGCTCAACACCTACTGTGGGGATGAAAGTCTCTTGGGAGTACATCCAGAGCATCTCCTGCGGGGAATTGATTTTTCCACTGGCTCTCTGGGACAGGGATTGTCTCTGGGGGTGGGGGCTGCCCTGGCTGCACGGTTACAGCAGTCATCCCGGCGAGTGTTTGTGGTTGCCAGTGATGCGGAATGCAACGAAGGGTCGCTGTGGGAAGCCGTCATGTTTGCGGCTCACCATCAATTAGCGAATCTGATCGCCATCATTGACTTAAATGGACAGCAGGCATTGGGCTACACCCAGGATGTGTTAAACCTGTCCCCGATGGCAGACCGCTGGCGAGCGTTTGGGTGGGATGTTCATGATGTGGATGGGCATGATGTGGCAGCCATGCAAGCCACCATTGCAAACCTGGACACTACCACTGGGGCACCCCATGTGTTGATTGCCCACACCGTATTTGGCAAAGGTGTGTCCTACATGGAAAACCAGATCAAGTGGCACTATTGGCCCATGTCTGACGATGAGTATCAGCAGGCGATCGCAGAAATTGGAGTGAGGTCGTGA
- a CDS encoding transketolase family protein, translating into MRVALVKTLVELATTDPRIMLLTGDLGYTVLEPFAEKFPERFLNVGVAEQNMVGIATGLAEAGYIPFLYSIVTFASLRPYEFIRNGPILHQLPVRIAGIGGGFEYGHAGPTHHGLEDVGVMRVQPGITLVAPADHQQARTAIQATWDMPGPVYYRLGKDDRTTIPELEGRFELGRVQTLCEGEDIVIVAMGPLAGEALTAAKTLAQQGIGCTVVVVACLNPAPVADLVNILSRFRVALTVEAHYIVGGVGSLVSEVVAESGIRCRVVRCGVRTTPDGVGGSQRYLQGMHGLSSEALVRTAIQALEKVVS; encoded by the coding sequence GTGAGAGTAGCACTGGTTAAAACGCTGGTGGAGTTAGCCACCACCGATCCTCGCATTATGCTGTTGACCGGGGATCTGGGCTATACAGTCCTGGAACCCTTTGCTGAGAAATTTCCAGAGCGGTTCTTGAATGTCGGCGTTGCTGAGCAAAATATGGTGGGCATTGCCACCGGGCTGGCAGAAGCAGGGTATATCCCTTTTCTCTATTCCATCGTCACCTTTGCTTCCCTGCGCCCCTACGAATTCATTCGCAACGGTCCAATTCTGCATCAGTTGCCCGTCCGAATTGCCGGCATCGGGGGCGGATTTGAGTACGGTCATGCGGGACCGACCCACCATGGCCTGGAAGATGTGGGGGTGATGCGCGTGCAGCCTGGGATTACTCTGGTTGCCCCTGCCGACCATCAACAGGCACGGACTGCCATTCAGGCAACCTGGGATATGCCGGGACCCGTCTATTACCGCCTGGGGAAGGACGATCGCACCACGATCCCTGAACTGGAAGGACGGTTTGAACTGGGTCGGGTTCAGACTCTCTGTGAGGGGGAGGATATCGTCATAGTGGCGATGGGTCCTCTGGCGGGGGAAGCACTGACAGCGGCAAAAACCCTGGCTCAGCAAGGCATTGGCTGCACTGTCGTGGTGGTTGCCTGTCTCAACCCTGCTCCCGTTGCCGATCTGGTGAACATTCTGAGCCGATTCCGGGTAGCTCTGACGGTCGAAGCTCATTACATTGTGGGGGGGGTTGGTTCCCTTGTTTCCGAAGTCGTGGCTGAATCGGGGATTCGCTGCCGGGTGGTGCGCTGCGGCGTGAGAACCACTCCCGATGGAGTGGGCGGTAGCCAGCGCTACCTGCAAGGAATGCACGGGTTGTCGTCAGAGGCACTGGTACGGACTGCAATACAGGCGCTGGAAAAGGTGGTGTCATGA
- a CDS encoding glycosyltransferase family 2 protein has protein sequence MSDHLISIILPVYNQADHIGIIVQEYEAALTKVRQPYELILVVNNCRDRSLEVCQALAEQSSTIRVVHSQKGGWGLAVKLGLQAAQGDILCYTNSARTSPEDLTLMLLYAVVYPNVVIKANRKIRDSLERRIGSLLYNLECRTLFDLSYWDINGTPKVFPRYFERLLKLQCNDDLIDAEFNVICRQENYPMLEVPIFSTKRHGGRSTTNYGSAFKMYVGAFRLWRRMRGARQ, from the coding sequence ATGAGTGATCATTTAATTTCAATCATCCTGCCGGTGTACAACCAGGCAGACCATATTGGGATTATTGTGCAGGAGTATGAGGCAGCACTGACCAAGGTGCGCCAGCCCTACGAGCTGATTCTGGTGGTGAATAATTGCCGCGATCGCTCCCTGGAGGTGTGTCAGGCTCTGGCGGAGCAATCCAGTACCATTCGGGTGGTTCACAGTCAGAAAGGAGGCTGGGGTTTAGCGGTTAAATTGGGGTTGCAGGCGGCTCAGGGAGACATTCTCTGCTACACCAACTCAGCCCGCACCAGTCCGGAGGATCTGACCCTGATGCTGTTGTATGCTGTGGTTTATCCGAATGTGGTGATCAAGGCAAACCGCAAAATTCGGGATAGTCTGGAACGACGAATTGGCTCGCTCCTCTATAACCTGGAGTGCCGTACCCTGTTTGATCTTTCTTACTGGGACATCAACGGCACCCCCAAAGTATTTCCCAGATATTTTGAGCGGTTGTTGAAGCTGCAATGCAACGATGATCTGATTGATGCTGAATTTAATGTCATCTGTCGGCAGGAAAATTACCCCATGCTGGAAGTACCCATCTTTTCGACCAAGCGGCATGGTGGCCGATCAACCACAAACTATGGCTCTGCCTTCAAGATGTACGTGGGAGCGTTTCGACTCTGGCGCAGGATGCGCGGAGCCAGGCAATGA
- a CDS encoding DUF4915 domain-containing protein, translating into MSTPSQEELDHLWARHHAEWRDPAQITSQWEEAAATEPKLLRHKARGDWWDVLEDCGITLLVTREYEHLVIAMHACGGKPVVTYQRLPHPSGLTIDRTRGVIHVASTRNPNQIYDFMPVTGMMQRLDVRVDELTDRPLVPVRSRFFPGCLYMHDLAMIGDTLYANSVGQNAIVRFDASGNFERVWWPLCIETEAGIVFGQNHLQLNSIAAGTDLESSFFSASLDKISARRPGHKNFPVDKRGVIFSGKTRDVAVRGLTRPHSARLHNGQVWVDNSGYGELGFGADGRFQPVIKLPGWTRGLCFYNQIAFVGTSRVIPRFRQYAPGLDVDSSLCGVHAVDIQSGKVLGSLLWAYGNQIFAVDWVPHSFTTGFPFTAGAKRTPDRDKKFFYAFKKGDS; encoded by the coding sequence ATGAGTACACCTTCGCAGGAAGAGTTGGATCACCTCTGGGCACGCCACCATGCGGAGTGGCGCGATCCGGCTCAGATTACCAGCCAGTGGGAAGAGGCGGCAGCAACCGAACCCAAATTGTTGCGGCATAAAGCCAGGGGTGACTGGTGGGATGTTCTGGAGGATTGCGGGATTACCCTGCTGGTCACTCGTGAGTATGAGCATCTGGTGATTGCCATGCATGCCTGTGGTGGCAAGCCCGTGGTAACTTACCAGCGCCTGCCCCACCCCTCAGGTTTGACCATTGACCGCACCAGGGGAGTGATTCATGTTGCCAGTACCCGCAACCCGAATCAGATTTATGACTTCATGCCCGTCACCGGGATGATGCAGCGGTTGGATGTCCGAGTGGATGAATTGACCGATCGCCCCCTGGTGCCGGTGCGATCGCGGTTCTTTCCTGGGTGCCTTTACATGCACGACCTGGCCATGATTGGGGATACCCTCTATGCCAACTCAGTGGGGCAGAATGCGATCGTCCGGTTTGATGCCAGTGGCAATTTTGAGCGCGTCTGGTGGCCCCTTTGCATTGAAACGGAAGCTGGCATTGTATTTGGGCAAAACCACCTGCAACTCAACTCGATCGCCGCGGGCACTGACCTGGAATCCTCCTTCTTTTCTGCATCTCTGGATAAAATATCTGCCCGCCGTCCCGGTCACAAAAACTTTCCGGTGGATAAGCGGGGTGTGATTTTCTCTGGGAAAACCCGTGACGTTGCCGTGCGGGGCTTAACCCGTCCCCACTCTGCCCGGCTTCACAATGGTCAGGTCTGGGTTGATAACAGCGGCTATGGTGAGCTGGGCTTTGGGGCAGATGGCAGATTTCAACCAGTAATCAAACTACCGGGTTGGACCCGTGGCTTATGTTTTTACAACCAGATTGCCTTTGTCGGCACTTCCCGTGTCATTCCCCGCTTCCGCCAGTATGCGCCAGGTCTGGATGTGGACTCCAGCCTGTGTGGAGTTCATGCGGTGGACATTCAATCTGGTAAAGTGTTGGGCAGTTTACTGTGGGCATACGGCAATCAAATTTTTGCGGTTGATTGGGTGCCCCATTCGTTTACCACCGGGTTTCCCTTTACCGCAGGGGCAAAACGCACCCCAGACCGAGACAAGAAGTTTTTCTATGCTTTCAAGAAAGGAGATTCGTGA
- a CDS encoding sulfotransferase gives MSADFRLLMIGAMYENGGNTTHRFLDGHPQMFVYPFESQVGTRLVMDHLSSLFPVKYRWPVFALDATPYQDYKAIIDEEGKIRARTPHVSKFRHMPFDFSDDERCRIYESYVEKTGRSRANNMAAFFRATFDAWKDYNRTGEETVYVGYSPIIGVDGDKILADLPQSHVLHVVRNPWSAYADTKKRPVPMSLADYMLGWTLNQYYALLYQKKYPDRFHIVRAEDVMADSYKTLGAICEKLGLEAATSLKTPSWNGNALEEVYPWGTIRKANPDANKATAEELSMEERDEIRARTWQYLEVFDYKSFI, from the coding sequence ATGAGCGCTGACTTTCGGCTACTGATGATTGGAGCCATGTACGAAAACGGCGGGAATACAACCCACCGTTTTCTGGATGGACATCCCCAGATGTTTGTCTATCCGTTTGAGTCGCAGGTCGGTACTCGGTTGGTGATGGATCACCTTTCCTCCCTGTTTCCAGTCAAGTATCGCTGGCCTGTATTTGCCCTGGATGCCACTCCCTATCAGGACTACAAAGCCATCATTGATGAAGAAGGCAAAATCCGGGCACGCACACCCCATGTCAGTAAGTTCCGCCACATGCCCTTCGACTTTTCCGATGATGAGCGTTGCCGGATCTATGAAAGCTATGTGGAAAAGACCGGGCGATCGCGGGCCAATAATATGGCCGCCTTCTTCCGCGCCACCTTTGACGCCTGGAAAGATTACAACCGCACAGGTGAAGAAACCGTTTATGTCGGCTACAGCCCGATTATTGGCGTCGATGGCGACAAAATTCTGGCAGATCTGCCCCAGTCCCATGTCCTCCATGTCGTTCGCAACCCCTGGTCTGCCTACGCCGATACAAAAAAACGCCCGGTACCGATGTCCCTGGCTGACTATATGCTGGGCTGGACGCTGAACCAGTACTATGCCTTGCTGTACCAGAAAAAATATCCCGATCGCTTCCATATTGTGCGGGCAGAGGATGTCATGGCAGATTCTTACAAGACCCTGGGAGCTATCTGTGAAAAGCTGGGGCTGGAGGCGGCGACTTCCCTTAAAACCCCCAGTTGGAACGGTAATGCCCTGGAAGAAGTCTACCCCTGGGGAACCATTCGGAAAGCCAACCCGGATGCCAACAAAGCAACCGCTGAGGAGTTGTCGATGGAAGAGCGTGATGAAATTCGTGCCCGCACCTGGCAATATCTGGAAGTGTTTGACTATAAGTCCTTTATTTAG
- a CDS encoding NAD-dependent epimerase/dehydratase family protein gives MIPFKQDTGILTFKDRQMKRAIVTGATGFVGANLARRLLQDGHEVHLLVRPNFSPWRIEAIRSHVQTHVVDMADFDALLPLVEHIQPDWIFHLAAHGAYSYQTDWQAITRTNVNSTFNLVQACVKSGFEAFVNTGSSSEYGFKPYAPAETEWLEPNSYYAVTKASATLFCRYTAQSQQVHIPTLRLYSIYGAYEEPTRLMPTLIVKGLGGELPPLVNPDIARDYVYVDDVSDAYLLAATQPGQEWGAVYNVGSGVQTSLRQVVDVARRVLAIPVEPDWGSMPNRHWDTNVWVSDNRQIQAALGWKPNYSFEQGFQQMVQWFQDHPEMHRFYCDRLQSKTS, from the coding sequence TTGATCCCATTCAAACAAGACACCGGGATCTTGACCTTCAAAGACAGGCAAATGAAGCGGGCAATTGTTACAGGAGCAACCGGGTTTGTCGGCGCAAACCTTGCCCGACGCCTTTTACAGGATGGGCATGAGGTGCATCTGCTGGTGCGCCCCAATTTTAGCCCCTGGCGAATTGAGGCGATTCGCAGCCATGTCCAAACTCATGTAGTGGACATGGCTGATTTCGATGCCCTGCTGCCCCTCGTGGAACACATTCAACCTGACTGGATCTTCCATCTGGCAGCGCATGGAGCCTATTCCTACCAGACGGACTGGCAGGCGATTACTCGAACGAACGTGAACAGCACCTTTAATCTGGTGCAGGCTTGCGTCAAATCTGGATTTGAGGCATTTGTCAACACAGGCTCATCCTCAGAGTACGGCTTTAAGCCCTACGCCCCGGCAGAAACGGAATGGCTGGAACCCAACAGCTACTATGCGGTCACCAAAGCTTCAGCAACGCTGTTTTGTCGCTATACGGCCCAGAGCCAGCAGGTGCATATCCCCACGCTGCGGCTCTACTCGATCTATGGAGCCTATGAAGAACCAACCCGCTTAATGCCAACGCTGATTGTGAAAGGGTTAGGGGGCGAGCTACCGCCCCTGGTCAATCCTGACATTGCCCGCGATTATGTCTATGTCGATGATGTCAGTGATGCCTATTTGCTGGCAGCAACCCAACCTGGACAGGAGTGGGGAGCCGTTTACAATGTGGGCAGTGGAGTGCAGACATCCCTGCGTCAGGTCGTGGATGTGGCGCGGCGGGTGTTGGCTATCCCGGTTGAACCTGACTGGGGGTCGATGCCCAACCGCCACTGGGACACCAACGTCTGGGTTTCAGATAATCGCCAGATTCAGGCAGCCCTGGGCTGGAAACCAAATTACTCCTTTGAACAGGGATTTCAGCAAATGGTTCAATGGTTCCAGGATCATCCAGAGATGCATCGGTTTTATTGCGATCGCCTGCAATCTAAAACGTCCTAG
- a CDS encoding glycosyltransferase family 2 protein gives MESNPNLPKVSIITPSYNQGEFIERTILSVLGQDYPNLEYMVFDGASRDDTQRVLKRYNAYIDRIVSEKDNGQADALNRGFQHCKGEILAYINSDDCYASKTVISRAVQYFQAHPEVDVICGQRYFIDENGYFHFCYPTRPFSKADLYLSCYIFQECTFWRKSIYDKAGGYIDDTFRFAMDYELWLRFLKVGATFLAVDDVFGLFRSYDNQKSIAQWQQSGLPEIERVYKQYCDRCLPEEEMVNAYLEHFYRVNPAKNFEHYRLAFDLWNTLVLSKKNILTLPIDTWGLDADIRHRRKAGILQQLSR, from the coding sequence ATGGAAAGCAATCCTAATCTCCCGAAGGTCAGTATTATCACCCCGTCATACAACCAGGGGGAGTTTATTGAAAGAACCATCCTTAGCGTTTTGGGTCAGGATTATCCCAATCTGGAATACATGGTGTTTGACGGGGCTTCCAGGGATGACACTCAACGGGTGCTGAAACGCTATAACGCCTATATCGATAGGATTGTGAGTGAAAAAGATAACGGGCAGGCGGATGCCCTCAACCGGGGGTTTCAGCATTGTAAGGGTGAAATTCTGGCTTACATTAACTCTGATGATTGCTATGCCAGTAAAACCGTGATTTCAAGGGCTGTTCAGTATTTCCAGGCCCATCCAGAGGTCGATGTCATCTGTGGGCAGCGCTATTTCATTGATGAGAATGGCTACTTTCATTTTTGCTATCCTACCCGTCCATTCTCAAAAGCAGATCTGTATTTAAGTTGCTACATTTTTCAGGAATGTACCTTCTGGCGCAAAAGTATCTATGACAAAGCTGGAGGCTATATCGATGATACTTTTCGGTTTGCAATGGACTATGAACTCTGGCTCAGGTTCCTGAAAGTTGGAGCCACTTTTTTAGCGGTTGATGATGTCTTTGGTTTATTTAGAAGTTACGACAATCAGAAGTCCATTGCCCAATGGCAACAGTCTGGCCTGCCCGAAATTGAACGAGTCTACAAACAGTATTGCGATCGCTGTCTTCCAGAAGAAGAGATGGTCAATGCCTATCTGGAGCACTTTTATCGGGTCAATCCGGCTAAGAACTTTGAGCATTATCGCCTCGCCTTTGATCTCTGGAATACCCTCGTTCTCAGCAAGAAAAATATTCTGACCTTACCCATTGACACCTGGGGGCTGGATGCAGACATCCGCCACCGCAGAAAAGCGGGAATATTGCAGCAATTATCGCGATAG
- a CDS encoding glycosyltransferase family 2 protein yields MKLSVVIPAHNEQGCLYDTVVQVVSVLERERIRHEVLIVDDNSTDDTLIICRQLSVAFPTVRYIQNPPPNGFGFAVRCGLENFEGDAVAIVMADASDDPEDLAKGYYKLLEGFDCVFGSRFIKGGAVVDYPVHKLLINRLANWFVKTLFGLRYNDTTNAFKLYRREVIEGIQPILSHHFNLTVELPLKAIVRGFSYAVIPIRWYNRKAGISKLKIKEMGSRYLFIVLYVWLEKYLSRGDYHRRNRIAEKVNA; encoded by the coding sequence ATGAAGCTGTCGGTTGTGATTCCTGCCCATAATGAGCAGGGTTGCCTGTATGACACAGTCGTTCAGGTGGTCAGCGTTCTGGAGCGTGAGCGGATCCGTCATGAGGTGTTGATTGTTGATGACAACAGTACGGATGACACGCTGATCATCTGCCGCCAGTTGTCAGTTGCTTTTCCAACGGTGCGTTACATTCAAAATCCGCCCCCGAATGGGTTTGGTTTTGCCGTGCGCTGTGGTCTGGAAAACTTTGAAGGCGATGCGGTTGCGATCGTCATGGCAGATGCCTCCGATGACCCTGAAGATCTGGCCAAAGGGTATTACAAACTGCTGGAAGGGTTTGACTGTGTGTTTGGTTCCCGCTTTATCAAGGGTGGGGCAGTGGTTGATTACCCGGTTCATAAGCTGCTAATTAATCGATTGGCAAACTGGTTCGTCAAGACTCTGTTTGGTCTGCGCTACAACGACACTACCAATGCCTTTAAGCTGTATCGGCGAGAGGTGATTGAGGGAATTCAGCCCATCTTGAGTCACCACTTCAATTTGACCGTGGAACTGCCATTAAAGGCAATTGTGCGCGGCTTTAGCTATGCTGTGATTCCGATTCGCTGGTACAACCGGAAGGCGGGAATCTCCAAGTTAAAGATTAAGGAGATGGGTAGTCGCTACCTGTTCATCGTTCTCTATGTATGGCTGGAAAAGTACCTGTCTCGTGGAGACTATCATCGCCGCAACCGGATTGCTGAGAAAGTGAATGCCTGA